Proteins encoded by one window of Ignavibacteriota bacterium:
- a CDS encoding virulence RhuM family protein produces MNSQIIIYQTEDGITKLDVRLEDETVWLTQKMMSELFQTTPQNITIHLKNIYDEGELNEIATCKDFLQVRKEGNRFVERKQKYYNLDVIISVGYRIKSHIATKFRQWASQLLKEYIIKGFVLDDERLKNPDQPYDYFEELILRIQDIRTSEKRFYQKITDIYSTSVDYDPTSEISITFFKTVQNKMHWAITGKTAAEIIAERANNNLPNMGLTNWRGTKVRKQDVGIAKNYLNEEELSALNNLVEQYLVFATGQAMRRIPMYMKDWIEKLDGFLNLNDRDILSHAGKISHELAIEKAESEYEIFNKRRIIESDKFNDFDRFLIKRKD; encoded by the coding sequence ATGAATTCACAAATAATAATATATCAAACAGAAGATGGGATAACAAAATTAGACGTCCGTCTCGAAGATGAAACGGTATGGCTAACTCAAAAGATGATGTCGGAACTATTTCAAACTACACCTCAAAATATCACAATTCATCTTAAAAATATATATGATGAGGGTGAATTAAATGAAATTGCAACTTGTAAGGATTTCTTACAAGTTCGCAAAGAAGGTAACAGATTTGTAGAGCGTAAACAGAAATATTATAATCTTGATGTGATTATATCGGTAGGTTACAGAATAAAAAGTCATATTGCCACAAAATTCAGACAGTGGGCTTCGCAACTTTTGAAAGAATATATTATTAAGGGTTTTGTTCTTGATGATGAAAGATTGAAAAATCCGGACCAACCTTATGATTATTTTGAAGAGTTAATACTTAGAATTCAGGATATTCGCACATCAGAGAAAAGATTTTATCAGAAAATTACTGATATTTATTCGACAAGTGTTGATTATGACCCGACATCAGAAATTAGTATCACATTCTTTAAAACTGTCCAAAATAAGATGCATTGGGCTATTACAGGCAAAACAGCCGCTGAAATAATTGCTGAACGGGCAAACAATAATTTACCCAATATGGGGCTAACCAATTGGAGAGGAACGAAAGTAAGAAAGCAAGATGTTGGTATTGCCAAGAATTACTTAAATGAAGAAGAATTGTCAGCTTTAAATAATCTTGTAGAGCAGTATTTGGTTTTTGCTACCGGTCAGGCAATGCGACGAATTCCAATGTATATGAAGGATTGGATTGAAAAATTAGATGGTTTTTTGAATCTCAATGATAGGGATATTCTTTCGCACGCAGGAAAAATTAGCCACGAACTTGCAATTGAAAAAGCAGAATCAGAATATGAGATATTTAACAAAAGAAGGATAATTGAAAGTGATAAATTTAATGATTTCGACAGATTTCTGATTAAAAGAAAAGATTAA
- a CDS encoding T9SS type A sorting domain-containing protein, protein MKHKMFLFAVLLLISTYSLSAQEDPNVMWTYKDASFSTYPAVHPNGNVLIGDGSKGDVIELNGLTGELVRRIPLPAPTSSLILSKDGSRLAASGYIIDVETGAVIKAHPRAAAVRFLHPSNTKVIYTLFNQNDTSWVVWDMDNDTYKNYQIPHLVTSIDVSNDGRFLAVASKETSLPINEQRTHFYLYNAQTMQPIRELENVLAEGRTIEFIQFSENAKYVGYGQLTGGTPKATFFSCESPYKKWEVNKMDQPPYGMTSIGFIKDEYTFMTTGGLTESYSLIWDINHEKEIYRTNKYGSSLPIFNPKYNSIIVGGIGYVSLDFNKILNSVSVDEPNEPILKFISDYRNGILMISGIESNSQEINLSINDIQGNMVFQNRVKQVSDIIEIPIKLQSGVYILQIQDGNNYHSENF, encoded by the coding sequence ATGAAACACAAAATGTTTTTATTCGCTGTGCTGTTATTAATCAGCACTTACTCTCTTTCTGCACAGGAAGACCCTAATGTGATGTGGACTTATAAAGACGCAAGTTTTTCTACCTATCCGGCAGTGCACCCTAACGGAAATGTTTTAATTGGTGACGGGAGCAAAGGAGATGTGATTGAGTTAAACGGACTGACAGGGGAACTTGTAAGAAGAATACCGCTACCTGCACCAACTTCCAGTCTAATTCTTTCAAAAGATGGCTCAAGGTTGGCTGCATCAGGTTATATTATTGATGTTGAAACAGGTGCAGTTATAAAAGCACACCCAAGAGCGGCGGCAGTAAGGTTTCTACATCCAAGTAATACCAAAGTAATATACACCCTTTTTAATCAAAATGACACAAGTTGGGTTGTTTGGGATATGGATAATGATACCTACAAGAATTATCAAATACCACATTTAGTAACATCAATAGATGTATCAAATGACGGTCGTTTCTTAGCAGTTGCAAGTAAAGAAACGAGCTTACCAATTAACGAACAACGCACCCACTTTTACCTCTACAACGCCCAAACAATGCAGCCCATACGTGAACTTGAAAATGTATTAGCCGAAGGCAGAACTATTGAGTTCATTCAATTCTCCGAAAATGCTAAGTATGTGGGGTATGGACAGTTGACTGGTGGTACTCCTAAAGCAACTTTTTTTTCTTGTGAATCACCTTATAAGAAGTGGGAAGTTAATAAAATGGATCAGCCACCCTATGGAATGACCAGTATTGGCTTTATAAAGGATGAATATACATTTATGACAACTGGTGGGTTAACTGAAAGCTATTCACTAATATGGGATATAAATCATGAAAAAGAAATATATAGAACAAATAAATATGGTTCATCTTTGCCAATTTTTAATCCAAAATATAATAGTATAATTGTTGGCGGCATTGGTTATGTGTCTCTTGATTTCAACAAAATCCTAAATTCTGTCAGTGTTGATGAGCCAAATGAGCCAATTCTAAAATTCATATCTGATTACAGAAATGGGATATTAATGATTTCAGGGATCGAAAGTAATTCACAGGAAATCAATCTGTCAATCAATGACATTCAGGGAAATATGGTATTTCAAAATCGAGTTAAACAAGTTAGTGATATAATTGAAATACCTATAAAATTACAAAGTGGTGTTTATATATTACAAATTCAGGATGGAAATAATTACCACAGCGAAAATTTTTAG